From Nicotiana tabacum cultivar K326 chromosome 15, ASM71507v2, whole genome shotgun sequence, the proteins below share one genomic window:
- the LOC107796404 gene encoding subtilisin-like protease: protein MKFLKIFLLFCIVSCFAWPTIEIPLETYIVHVESQESQILTQSSLMDLESWYNSFLPKTITSSSSNEEPRLIYSYRNVMKGFAARLSADHVKEMEKKPGFISAQPQRILSLHTTHTPSFLGLQQNMGLWKDSNYGKGVIIGVLDTGIFPDHPSFSDEGMPPPPAKWKGKCESNFTTKCNNKLIGARSYIQDDRSPIDDDGHGTHTASTAAGGFVQGANVYGNAKGTAVGVAPLAHLAIYKVCDSSGCADGEILAAMDAAIDDGVDILSLSLGGFSSPLHSDPIALGAYSATERGILVSCSAGNEGPYNSSTSNEAPWILTVGASTLDRKIKATVKLGNKKEFEGESSFHPKASSVTFFPLFDPAKNASDFDSPYCGTGTLTDPAIRGKIVLCMSGGGYTRIGKGQAVKDAGGVGMIIYNGLEYGVTTLADAHVLPALDVTYSDGMKILDYMNSTEKPVARITFEGTIIGDRNAPVVASFSSRGPSTASPGILKPDIISPGVNVLAAWPTSVENKTNTKSTFNIISGTSMSCPHLSGVAALLKSAHLTWSPAAIKSAIMTTADTVNLANNPILDERLLTANIFAIGAGHVNPSRANNPGLIYDTPFDDYLPYLCGLNYTNRQVGKLLQRKVNCLEVKSIPEAQLNYPSFSITLGTNSQTYTRTVTNVGDAKSSYSVEIVSPQGVSVMVKPSTLKFSELNQKLTYQVTFSKTANNSNSDVVEGFLKWTSNRHSVRSPIAVVLVW from the coding sequence ATGAAATTCTtgaaaatctttcttcttttttgcaTAGTTAGTTGTTTTGCATGGCCAACTATTGAGATCCCTTTAGAGACGTATATAGTTCACGTCGAGTCCCAAGAAAGTCAAATTCTCACTCAATCATCATTAATGGATTTAGAGAGCTGGTACAACTCTTTCTTGCCAAAGACCATAACAAGCTCTAGCTCAAACGAAGAGCCCCGTTTGATATATTCATATCGCAACGTGATGAAAGGCTTTGCAGCAAGATTATCAGCAGATCATGTTAAAGAAATGGAGAAGAAACCAGGCTTTATATCTGCACAACCACAAAGGATATTGTCTTTACACACTACTCACACTCCAAGTTTTCTTGGATTGCAGCAGAATATGGGTTTGTGGAAAGATTCCAACTATGGTAAAGGTGTGATCATTGGAGTTTTGGACACTGGTATTTTTCCTGACCATCCTTCATTTAGCGACGAAGGAATGCCTCCTCCGCCTGCTAAGTGGAAGGGCAAGTGTGAATCAAATTTCACTACAAAGTGTAACAACAAGCTCATTGGTGCGAGGTCCTACATACAGGACGATCGCTCGCCAATAGATGATGATGGACATGGCACCCACACAGCCAGCACTGCTGCTGGAGGTTTTGTGCAAGGTGCCAATGTATATGGGAATGCTAAAGGTACTGCAGTTGGGGTTGCCCCTCTTGCTCATTTGGCAATTTATAAGGTTTGTGACTCTTCTGGTTGCGCTGACGGTGAAATTTTGGCTGCCATGGATGCTGCTATTGATGATGGTGTCGATATCCTATCCCTTTCCCTTGGTGGATTTAGTAGTCCCTTGCATAGTGATCCCATTGCACTCGGTGCATATAGTGCAACAGAAAGAGGCATTCTTGTAAGTTGCTCAGCTGGCAATGAAGGTCCATACAATAGCTCTACTTCAAATGAAGCCCCATGGATTCTCACAGTAGGTGCAAGCACTCTTGACAGGAAAATTAAGGCCACTGTTAAGCTCGGAAACAAAAAAGAATTCGAGGGCGAATCATCTTTTCATCCAAAGGCTTCTAGTGTAACATTTTTCCCTCTATTTGATCCTGCAAAGAATGCAAGTGATTTTGACAGCCCTTATTGCGGAACAGGTACACTGACTGACCCTGCTATTAGAGgcaaaatagttttgtgtatgtCAGGTGGTGGTTATACAAGGATTGGAAAAGGACAAGCAGTAAAGGATGCTGGAGGTGTTGGCATGATCATCTACAATGGGCTAGAATATGGTGTTACTACGTTAGCCGATGCTCATGTCCTTCCTGCCCTGGATGTTACTTATAGTGATGGAATGAAAATTCTTGACTATATGAATTCAACAGAGAAACCAGTTGCTAGAATTACATTTGAAGGGACGATAATCGGAGATAGAAATGCACCAGTGGTCGCTTCATTTTCTTCTCGTGGCCCGAGCACAGCTAGTCCTGGAATCTTGAAACCTGATATTATTAGTCCTGGTGTTAATGTCCTTGCAGCTTGGCCTACCTCTGTCGAAAACAAAACCAACACAAAATCTACCTTCAACATAATTTCCGGTACCTCTATGTCATGTCCTCACCTCAGCGGTGTTGCAGCATTGCTAAAAAGCGCACACCTTACTTGGTCTCCTGCAGCTATTAAATCAGCAATCATGACAACTGCTGATACAGTAAACCTCGCCAACAATCCCATCTTAGATGAAAGGCTTCTTACGGCTAATATCTTTGCCATTGGTGCAGGACATGTCAATCCGTCAAGAGCAAATAATCCGGGACTAATTTATGACACTCCATTCGATgactacttaccttatttgtgtgGTTTGAATTACACAAATCGACAGGTGGGAAAACTTCTACAACGCAAGGTCAATTGCTTGGAAGTGAAAAGTATTCCTGAAGCACAACTAAATTATCCGTCATTTTCCATCACACTGGGAACAAATTCTCAAACATATACTAGAACAGTAACCAATGTTGGTGATGCTAAATCATCTTACAGTGTGGAGATAGTTTCACCACAAGGAGTTTCCGTGATGGTTAAGCCCTCTACTCTAAAATTCTCCGAGTTGAACCAGAAGTTGACATACCAAGTGACCTTTTCCAAAACAGCCAATAACTCAAACAGTGATGTAGTTGAAGGATTCTTGAAATGGACTAGTAATAGGCACTCTGTACGAAGTCCAATCGCAGTTGTGCTAGTCTGGTAA
- the LOC107783534 gene encoding subtilisin-like protease SBT1.7 precursor (The RefSeq protein has 3 substitutions compared to this genomic sequence), whose translation MKILKIFLVFSILGCLSWPSIQSDLTTYIVQVESPESRISTQSLSDQDLESWYRSFLPNTIASTRSNDEEEPRLVYSYRNVMKGFAARLSAEQVKEMEKKEGFISAWPERILSLHTTHTPSFLGLQQNEGVWRHSNYGKGVIIGVLDTGISPDHPSFSDEGMPPPPAKWKGKCELNFTTKCNNKLIGARTFPQANGSPIDDNGHGTHTAGTAAGGFVKGANVFGNANGTAVGIAPLAHLAIYKVCDSFGCSDSGILSAMDAAIDDGVDILSLSLGGSTNPFHSDPIALGAYSATQRGILVSCSAGNTGPFEGAVVNEAPWILTVGASTLDRKIKATVRLGNKEEFEGESAFHPKVSKTKFFPLFNPGENLTDDSDNSFCGPGLTDLSRAIKGKIVLCVAGGGFNSIEKGQAVKNAGGVGMILINRPQDGLTKSADAHVLPALDVASFDGNNIIDYMKSTKKPVARITFQGTIIGDKNAPVLAGFSSRGPSTASPGILKPDIIGPGVNVLAAWPTPVENKTNTKSTFNIISGTSMSCPHLSGIAALLKSAHPTWSPAAIKSAIMTTADIVNLGNESLLDEMLAPAKIFAYGSGHVNPSRANDPGLVYDTQFKDYIPYLCGLNYTDRQMGNILQRITSCSKVKSIPEAQLNYPSFSISLGANQQTYTRTVTNVGEAKSSYRVEIVSPRSVSVVVKPSTLKFTKLNQKLTYRVTFSATTNITNMEVVHGYLKWSSNRHFVRSPIAVILQESETPED comes from the coding sequence ATGAAAATCTTGaaaattttcttggttttttcCATACTTGGTTGTTTGTCATGGCCTAGTATTCAGAGTGATTTAACGACTTATATAGTACAAGTTGAATCCCCAGAAAGCCGAATTTCGACTCAATCTTTATCAGATCAGGATCTAGAGAGCTGGTATCGATCTTTTTTACCAAATACCATAGCAAGCACACGCTCAAATGACGAAGAAGAGCCACGTTTAGTGTATTCATATCGCAACGTAATGAAAGGTTTTGCAGCAAGATTATCAGCAGAGCAAGTGAAGGAAATGGAGAAGAAAGAGGGGTTTATATCTGCATGGCCTGAGAGGATATTATCGTTACACACTACGCATACTCCAAGTTTTCTTGGATTGCAACAGAACGAAGGGGTATGGCGACATTCCAATTATGGGAAAGGTGTGATTATTGGTGTCTTGGACACTGGTATTTCTCCTGACCATCCTTCATTTAGCGACGAAGGAATGCCTCCTCCGCCTGCTAAATGGAAAGGCAAATGTGAATTGAACTTCACTACAAAGTGTAACAACAAGCTCATTGGCGCGAGGACTTTCCCACAAGCCAATGGCTCGCCAATAGATGATAATGGACATGGTACACATACTGCTGGCACTGCTGCCGGAGGTTTTGTGAAAGGTGCTAATGTGTTTGGGAATGCTAATGGTACTGCAGTTGGGATTGCTCCACTTGCTCACCTCGCCATTTATAAGGTTTGCGATTCTTTTGGTTGCTCTGATAGTGGCATTTTATCTGCCATGGACGCAGCTATTGATGATGGAGTTGATATCTTATCGCTTTCACTTGGTGGAAGTACTAATCCATTCCATAGTGATCCTATTGCACTTGGTGCGTATAGTGCAACACAAAGAGGTATTCTTGTAAGTTGTTCTGCTGGTAATACCGGTCCATTTGAGGGCACTGTTGTAAATGAAGCCCCGTGGATTCTCACAGTAGGCGCGAGCACTCTTGACAGGAAAATTAAGGCTACTGTTAGGCTTGGAAATAAAGAAGAATTTGAGGGCGAATCAGCTTTTCATCCAAAAGTTTCCAAGACAAAATTCTTCCCTTTATTTAATCCTGGAGAAAATTTAACAGACGACTCTGATAACTCTTTTTGCGGACCAGGGCTAACTGACCTTAGCCGTGCTATAAAAGGTAAAATAGTTTTGTGCGTGGCAGGTGGTGGTTTTAACAGTATTGAAAAAGGACAAGCTGTGAAGAACGCTGGAGGCGTTGGCATGATTCTCATTAATCGGCCTCAGGATGGTTTAACTAAATCAGCCGATGCTCATGTCCTTCCGGCCCTGGATGTTGCTTCTTTTGACGGAAATAACATTATCGATTATATGAAATCAACAAAGAAGCCTGTTGCTAGAATTACATTCCAAGGAACGATAATAGGCGATAAAAATGCTCCAGTGCTTGCTGGTTTTTCTTCTCGTGGACCGAGCACAGCTAGTCCTGGAATCTTGAAACCTGATATTATTGGTCCTGGTGTTAATGTCCTTGCAGCTTGGCCTACTTCTGTCGAAAACAAAACCAACACAAAATCAACCTTCAACATTATTTCGGGTACCTCTATGTCATGTCCTCACCTTAGCGGAGTTGCAGCATTGTTAAAAAGCGCGCACCCCACTTGGTCTCCTGCAGCTATTAAATCAGCAATCATGACAACTGCTGACATTGTCAACCTTGGCAATGAATCCCTCCTAGACGAAATGCTCGCTCCTGCTAAAATCTTCGCCTATGGATCAGGACATGTCAATCCATCACGAGCAAATGATCCAGGACTAGTTTACGATACACAATTCAAAGACTACATTCCTTATTTATGTGGTTTGAATTACACAGATCGACAGATGGGAAACATTCTACAACGCATAACAAGTTGCTCGAAAGTGAAAAGTATACCCGAAGCACAACTGAATTACCCTTCATTTTCCATTTCACTTGGAGCAAATCAACAAACATACACAAGAACAGTGACAAACGTCGGGGAGGCAAAATCATCTTATCGCGTAGAGATAGTTTCACCACGAAGTGTTTCCGTGGTTGTTAAGCCTTCAACTCTAAAGTTTACGAAGTTGAATCAGAAGTTGACATACCGAGTGACCTTTTCTGCAACAACAAACATCACAAACATGGAAGTTGTTCATGGATACTTGAAATGGAGTAGTAATAGGCATTTTGTAAGAAGTCCAATTGCTGTTATTCTACAAGAGTCTGAAACACCAGAAGATTAG